Proteins from a single region of Narcine bancroftii isolate sNarBan1 unplaced genomic scaffold, sNarBan1.hap1 Scaffold_232, whole genome shotgun sequence:
- the LOC138750700 gene encoding zinc finger protein 729-like, translated as MTYQCEACGEAFPDSSGLQTHCLTHADMTYECETCGETFSDLSGLQTHRLTHADMTYECETCGETFSNVSGLQTHRLTHADMTYECETCGETFLDLSGLQTHRLTHTDMTYECEMCGETFPDPSSLQTHHLTHTDMTFKCKTCGETFPDLSGLQTHRLAHSDMTFECKTCGETFPDLSSLQKHRLGHSDVTFECDACGEMFPDLSSLQTHRLAHSDMTYECEVCGETFPDLSSLQTHRLGHLDVTYECETCSETFSDLSGLHTHRLKHADMTYECESCGETFSDRSSLQTHRLAHSDMTFVCEACGETFPDLSRLQTHRLGHSDMTYECETCDETFPDLTSVQKHRLGHADMTYECEMCGETFPDPSCLQTHRLTHVDMTYECETCGETFPDLSNLKAHRLTHADMIFECETCGETFSDLSSLQKHRLTHAAMTYECETCGETFSDLSSLQKHRLVHADMIFECEMCGETFSDLSGLQTHRLCHSDMTYECETCGETFPDPSSLQKHRLGHSEMIFECETCGETFPELSSLQTHRLGHGEMTYECESCSETFPDLSSLQTHRLTHEDMTYECETCGETFQDLSSLQTHRLCHSDMTYECEICSEMFPDLSRLQTHRLTHADVTYECGTCGETFPDPSSLQTHRLGHGEAPPASRPHTCSLCGRTFAKASALRSHQAAHAGSRSYRCHACPKTYNRLDNLRRHQRVHLGDRPFRCTLCGEGFVSAASLRAHRATHGPAANLPGRPLPRAPRLPAPCQCGLCGQIFGDRPSLSAHLRAHTSGDAKPFRCPACGKGFSQAVSLRKHRCPGGGGRRPRNPGGPRERCFKCQACPRSYNRLDNLRRHQRVHLGDRPFRCTLCGEGFVSSASLRAHRATHGPCLCQGCGQAFPGPSALAQHHCWPPSSPDEPQGLPCQDCSEEFPDEASLARHRLLHAWERPFQCDACDCTFADSSSLTEHQLGHGNEGPGPSAEEPEGQEDGHVLRRLPAWGAGPCRCQGCGELFDDPSALQAHVRQAHASEAEEKPRPQPGPSPGPRAKPYKCQVCHKAFGLHSALRAHQTIHTGTKPYACEVCSRTYNRLDNLRRHQHSHLKSPL; from the coding sequence ATGACCTACCAGTGTGAGGCCTGTGGAGAGGCTTTCCCGGACTCATCTGGGCTCCAGACCCACTGTctgacccatgcagacatgaccTATGAGTGTGAGACGTGTGGCGAGACGTTCTCAGATCTGTCTGGGCTCCAGACCCACCGTctgacccatgcagacatgaccTATGAGTGTGAGACGTGTGGTGAGACGTTCTCGAATGTGTCTGGGCTCCAGACACACCGTctgacccatgcagacatgaccTACGAGTGTGAGACATGCGGGGAGACATTTTTGGATCTGTCTGGGCTGCAGACGCACCGTCTGACCCATACAGACATGACTTATGAGTGTGAGATGTGCGGGGAGACGTTCCCAGACCCATCTAGCCTTCAGACACACCATctgacccacacagacatgactTTTAAGTGCAAGACATGTGGGGAGACTTTTCCGGACTTGTCTGGGCTTCAGACGCACCGTCTAGCCCACTCAGACATGACTTTCGAGTGCAAGACATGTGGGGAGACTTTCCCAGACCTGTCTAGCCTTCAGAAGCACCGTCTGGGCCATTCAGATGTGACGTTTGAATGTGATGCATGCGGTGAGATGTTCCCAGACCTGTCTAGCCTTCAGACACACCGTTTGGCTCACTCAGATATGACCTATGAGTGCGAAGTGTGTGGGGAGACATTCCCGGATCTGTCTAGCCTCCAGACACACCGTCTGGGCCACCTTGACGTAACTTATGAGTGTGAGACATGCAGTGAGACATTCTCAGACCTGTCTGGCCTCCACACGCACCGTCTAAAGCACGCTGACATGACGTACGAATGTGAGTCTTGCGGTGAGACATTTTCTGATCGGTCTAGCCTTCAGACACACCGTCTGGCCCACTCAGACATGACATTTGTGTGTGAGGCCTGCGGTGAGACATTCCCGGACCTGTCGAGACTTCAGACGCACCGTTTGGGTCACTCAGACATGACGTACGAGTGTGAGACATGTGATGAGACGTTCCCAGACCTGACTAGCGTACAGAAACACCGTCTGGGCCATGCAGACATGACGTATGAGTGTGAGATGTGCGGGGAAACATTCCCGGACCCGTCTTGTCTTCAGACCCATCGTCTGACTCATGTGGACATGACGTATGAATGTGAGACGTGTGGTGAGACCTTCCCAGACCTGTCTAACCTCAAAGCACACCGTCTGACACATGCGGACATGATCTTTGAGTGCGAGACCTGCGGAGAGACGTTCTCAGACCTGTCTAGCCTACAGAAGCACCGTCTAACCCATGCAGCTATGACGTATGAGTGCGAGACGTGTGGTGAGACATTTTCAGACCTGTCTAGCCTACAGAAACACCGTCTGGTCCATGCAGACATGATCTTTGAATGTGAGATGTGTGGGGAGACATTCTCGGACTTGTCTGGGCTCCAGACGCATCGTCTGTGCCACTCAGACATGACATATGAATGTGAGACCTGTGGTGAGACGTTCCCAGACCCATCTAGCCTACAGAAACACCGTCTGGGCCACTCAGAAATGATCTTTGAATGCGAGACGTGCGGTGAGACATTCCCAGAACTGTCTAGCCTCCAGACGCACCGTCTGGGCCATGGGGAAATGACTTATGAGTGTGAGTCATGCAGTGAGACGTTCCCAGACCTGTCTAGCCTTCAGACACACCGTCTGACCCATGAAGACATGACCTATGAATGTGAGACATGTGGTGAGACATTCCAGGACCTGTCTAGCCTCCAGACGCATCGTCTGTGCCACTCAGACATGACATACGAGTGTGAGATATGCAGTGAGATGTTCCCAGACCTGTCTCGCCTCCAGACACACCGTCTGACCCATGCAGATGTAACGTACGAGTGTGGGACATGTGGTGAGACTTTCCCAGACCCATCCAGCCTCCAGACACACCGTCTAGGCCATGGTGAGGCCCCACCAGCATCCAGACCCCAtacctgctccctgtgcgggCGCACCTTTGCCAAGGCCTCGGCACTGCGGTCCCACCAGGCTGCACATGCCGGCAGCCGTTCCTACCGCTGCCATGCCTGCCCCAAGACCTACAACCGCCTGGACAACTTGCGGCGCCATCAGCGGGTGCACCTTGGTGACCGACCCTTCCGCTGCACGCTGTGTGGTGAGGGCTTCGTGTCAGCTGCCTCCCTGCGCGCCCACCGCGCCACCCATGGTCCCGCTGCCAACCTCCCCGGCCGGCCCTTGCCTCGGGCTCCCCGGCTCCCTGCCCCCTGCCAGTGTGGCCTCTGTGGCCAGATCTTCGGAGACCGGCCCTCACTCTCAGCCCACCTGCGGGCACACACCAGTGGGGACGCTAAACCTTTCCGGTGCCCAGCCTGTGGCAAGGGCTTCAGCCAGGCTGTGTCACTGCGGAAACATCGGTGCCCAGGGGGCGGGGGGCGGAGGCCACGGAATCCTGGCGGACCCCGGGAGCGCTGCTTCAAGTGCCAGGCCTGCCCGCGCAGCTACAACCGTCTGGACAACCTGCGGAGACATCAGCGGGTGCACCTTGGTGACCGGCCCTTTCGCTGCACGCTGTGCGGTGAGGGCTTTGTGTCGTCTGCCTCCCTGCGCGCCCACCGTGCCACCCACGGGCCTTGCCTCTGTCAGGGCTGTGGCCAGGCCTTTCCAGGACCCAGCGCCCTGGCTCAGCACCACTGttggcccccctcctcccccgatGAGCCCCAGGGTCTGCCGTGCCAGGACTGCAGCGAGGAGTTCCCAGATGAGGCCTCGCTTGCCCGCCACCGCCTTCTCCATGCCTGGGAGCGCCCGTTCCAGTGTGATGCCTGCGACTGCACCTTTGCTGACTCGTCCTCCCTCACTGAGCACCAGTTGGGCCACGGCAATGAGGGGCCTGGCCCATCTGCAGAGGAGCCGGAGGGACAGGAGGATGGGCACGTCCTGCGACGCCTGCCGGCCTGGGGAGCTGGGCCCTGCCGCTGCCAGGGCTGCGGTGAGCTTTTTGATGACCCCTCAGCCCTCCAGGCACACGTGCGGCAGGCTCATGCCTCCGAGGCCGAGGAGAAGCCCAGACCTCAGCCTGGGCCCAGCCCCGGGCCCAGGGCCAAGCCCTACAAGTGCCAGGTGTGTCACAAGGCCTTTGGCCTGCATTCCGCCCTCCGTGCTCACCAGACCATACACACAGGCACTAAACCCTACGCCTGCGAGGTATGCTCCAGGACATACAACCGGCTCGACAACCTCCGCCGGCACCAACACTCCCACCTCAAGTCCCCTCTCTGA
- the LOC138750703 gene encoding zinc finger protein 436-like: MQGKQGVNGGWSVPACPGREKVPRPAEVCGRAPARRCQRAPWEETDVRGAGGTCQEFQGLRAAARRLVPGRGLQSVRLLPGNRTVHRARCRERPRMHQLEMETGSGERPPRVKQEQAPQDPPDPPEGAVYPLQEPGEAEVDEEKAAVCGECGGAFGSRRELESHTRRSHGPGAPAQPLLFQCAACREVFAGPEALLGHGCGLPGRPEAARRCPLCHRSFAQLAGLLAHSCPRAPHGTYPCTACGKAFAQASQLQHHQRAQCGEKPFRCDVCGRCFSQASKLLTHQSIHSGQKPFPCEACGRSYNRLDNLRRHQRAHLVERPHRCPDCGRAFAEAERLQAHRRAHAPRRPHHRCADCGRSFVRPAKLAQHRCGKAGEKAHRCADCGRAYSRAENLRRHQRSHGRPRRPLSCLLCRKSFNLFSTFLAHQAAHTGDKPFRCPVCSKGFGVPASLRAHQSIHTGNKPYQCQACPRAYNRLDNLRRHQRGHQGAGAQVVRPGRRRGRQGEEGGGPVAGA; encoded by the exons TGCGCGGCGCTGCCAGCGAGCACCCTGGGAAGAGACGGACGTGCGCGGCGCCGGCGGAACCTGCCAGGAATTCCAGGGGCTGCGGGCCGCGGCCCGACGCCTCGTCCCCGGTCGGGGCTTGCAGAGCGTCCGTCTGCTGCCGGGGAACAGGACCGTGCACAGGGCGCGTTGCAGGGAGAGGCCACGGATGCATCAGCTGGAAATGGAGACGGGGAGCGGCGAGCGGCCCCCGCGGGT gaAGCAGGAGCAGGCACCCCAGGACCCGCCAGATCCCCCGGAGGGGGCGGTCTACCCGTTGCAGGAGCCGGGAGAGGCGGAAGTTGACGAGGAGAAGGCAGCAGTGTGCGGCGAGTGTGGTGGCGCGTTTGGGAGCCGCCGGGAGCTGGAATCGCACACACGCCGCTCCCACGGCCCCGGGGCACCGGCCCAGCCCCTCCTGTTCCAGTGCGCTGCCTGCCGTGAGGTGTTCGCCGGCCCCGAGGCCTTGCTGGGTCATGGCTGCGGGCTTCCGGGGCGGCCCGAGGCTGCCCGCCGATGCCCGCTCTGCCACCGCTCCTTTGCCCAGCTCGCCGGCCTCCTGGCCCACTCCTGCCCCCGGGCCCCACATGGGACCTACCCCTGCACAGCATGTGGAAAGGCCTTCGCACAGGCCAGCCAGCTGCAGCACCACCAGAGGGCCCAGTGTGGCGAGAAGCCCTTCCg GTGTGACGTATGTGGCCGCTGTTTCTCACAGGCCTCAAAGCTGCTGACCCATCAGTCCATCCACAGTGGCCAGAAGCCATTCCCATGCGAGGCATGTGGGCGCTCCTACAACCGGTTGGACAACCTGCGGCGACACCAGCGCGCCCACCTGGTGGAGCGGCCGCACCGGTGCCCGGACTGTGGCAGGGCCTTCGCCGAGGCCGAGCGCCTGCAGGCCCACCGCAGGGCGCACGCTCCCCGGCGCCCCCACCATCGGTGTGCAGACTGCGGCCGCTCCTTCGTCCGGCCCGCCAAGTTGGCACAACACCGGTGTGGCAAGGCCGGCGAGAAGGCCCATCGGTGCGCCGACTGTGGCCGGGCCTACAGCCGGGCAGAGAATCTGCGGAGACACCAGCGCTCGCACGGCCGCCCCCGCCGGCCCCTCAGCTGCCTGCTATGCCGCAAGAGCTTCAACCTCTTCTCCACCTTCCTGGCACACCAGGCCGCCCACACTGGTGACAAGCCCTTCCGCTGCCCTGTCTGCTCCAAGGGTTTTGGCGTGCCCGCCTCGCTCCGCGCCCACCAGTCCATCCACACCGGCAACAAGCCCTACCAGTGCCAGGCCTGTCCGCGCGCCTACAATCGGCTCGACAACCTGCGGCGGCACCAAAGGGGACACCAGGGGGCAGGGGCTCAGGTCGTCCGTCCTGGGAGGAGGCGGGGGAGGCAAGGCGAGGAGGGGGGAGGGCCGGTTGCCGGAGCC